In Pedobacter sp. WC2423, the following are encoded in one genomic region:
- a CDS encoding IucA/IucC family siderophore biosynthesis protein: MTTTNLLESVKPLDLTLWEKVNTDLFAKTLAELMHEQVALPQISSEEQDGLIHFRLNTDHENIYYTFSAYPRLLDYWHIVKPSILKHSDGAAKPATDVPAFFTEVQQTFGLNSFTLAHYIEEILHTLYADAFIQAKGRMAVSTLADADYQTIEHQMEGHPWIIVNKGRLDFNQEDYLNYAPEANQAIRLMWIAVHRSRAAFKAVEEINEQEFFEAELGKKQINTFHNYLSGKGLVPSDYLLMPVHEWQWNNKLLILFAADIAGQLLVPLAFGDDIYSPQQSIRTFFNLSHPDKHYVKTAISILNTGTVRGLPPKQLAIAPRLTAWLKSILLTDTYLQDLGLVLLGEVATIGYLHPNYTGIIDPPFQYNEYLGVLWRESPGKFLKPGEKLMTMASLLYVDDAGKSFIQELIERSGLSAEDWLMNYLNAYLKPLLHIYYQHAVCVNPHGENVILVMENYVPVRIVLKDFAGDILLNEEAQAKLPKDFSENMILSSNPENVPLVILIGVFEAYFRYLGDIFHTRVGYPEKSFWKCVYEVIQTYQETHPELNAKFERYNLFVPHFKRLNINSQRLFNGYKETTGFARSFKSGQLSNPLTLFRTAETEALKEN, translated from the coding sequence ATGACAACGACAAATTTACTGGAGAGCGTAAAGCCTCTTGATCTCACTCTATGGGAAAAAGTGAATACGGATCTTTTTGCCAAAACATTAGCAGAACTGATGCATGAGCAGGTTGCGCTTCCACAAATCAGCAGTGAAGAGCAGGACGGGCTGATTCATTTCAGGTTGAATACCGATCATGAAAATATCTATTATACCTTTTCGGCTTATCCGCGATTGCTGGATTACTGGCATATCGTAAAACCTTCAATCCTGAAGCATTCAGATGGGGCGGCAAAACCAGCAACAGATGTGCCGGCTTTCTTTACCGAAGTGCAGCAGACTTTTGGCCTCAACTCTTTTACACTCGCACATTATATAGAAGAAATTCTGCATACGCTATATGCAGATGCCTTTATTCAGGCTAAAGGACGGATGGCGGTAAGTACTTTAGCCGATGCGGATTATCAGACCATTGAGCATCAGATGGAAGGGCATCCCTGGATTATTGTCAATAAGGGAAGACTTGATTTTAATCAGGAAGATTACCTGAATTATGCGCCGGAAGCAAACCAGGCTATCAGGTTGATGTGGATCGCAGTACACCGTAGCCGTGCTGCTTTTAAAGCAGTAGAGGAAATTAATGAACAGGAGTTTTTTGAAGCTGAATTAGGTAAAAAGCAAATCAATACATTCCATAACTATTTATCAGGTAAGGGTTTGGTGCCTTCAGATTATCTGCTGATGCCTGTACATGAGTGGCAGTGGAATAATAAACTGCTCATCTTATTTGCGGCCGATATTGCTGGCCAGTTATTGGTTCCTTTAGCATTTGGTGATGATATTTATTCTCCTCAGCAAAGTATTCGTACATTTTTTAACCTGAGCCATCCCGATAAACATTATGTAAAGACGGCTATTTCTATTTTAAATACCGGAACAGTAAGAGGTTTGCCGCCAAAGCAACTTGCTATTGCGCCACGCTTAACGGCCTGGCTTAAAAGTATTTTGTTGACGGATACTTATTTACAGGATCTGGGTTTGGTGCTTTTGGGTGAAGTGGCCACAATTGGTTACTTACATCCTAATTATACCGGGATTATAGATCCGCCATTTCAATATAACGAATATCTGGGGGTATTGTGGAGAGAGAGTCCTGGGAAATTCTTAAAACCAGGAGAAAAGTTAATGACCATGGCTTCTCTTTTATATGTGGATGATGCAGGAAAAAGCTTTATACAGGAACTGATCGAAAGGTCGGGTCTGAGTGCTGAAGACTGGTTAATGAATTATCTGAATGCTTATCTGAAACCATTGCTGCATATTTATTATCAACATGCAGTTTGTGTAAATCCGCATGGGGAAAACGTGATCCTGGTGATGGAAAACTACGTTCCTGTCCGTATTGTGCTGAAGGATTTTGCAGGTGATATCTTACTGAATGAAGAGGCTCAGGCGAAATTGCCGAAAGACTTCTCTGAAAATATGATTCTTTCTTCTAATCCTGAAAATGTACCCTTAGTGATTTTGATCGGGGTATTTGAAGCTTATTTCAGGTATCTGGGAGATATTTTCCATACCAGGGTAGGTTATCCGGAAAAATCATTCTGGAAATGTGTCTATGAGGTGATTCAAACTTACCAGGAGACACATCCGGAACTGAATGCGAAATTTGAAAGATATAATCTGTTTGTACCGCATTTTAAGCGTTTGAATATCAATAGTCAGCGCTTATTTAATGGCTATAAAGAGACGACAGGCTTTGCCAGGTCATTTAAAAGCGGTCAGCTGAGTAATCCACTGACTTTATTCAGAACCGCTGAAACCGAAGCTTTAAAAGAGAATTAA
- a CDS encoding MATE family efflux transporter, translating into MKTLILQTRSVLLLLRQALKGTEKKFTTGGINRAIVLLSVPMVLELTMESLFVFVNIFFVSKLGTGAILIVGITQSITAVAYAVAMGLSIAASTIIARRIGEAKFEIAGSVAMQAIYVGVSIGGSIALLLCVFSTQVLRAVGAADNLIVQGHIFSQLMLGSVFLLILRMLLNGIFRGAGDAAMAMRNLWVSNLINIILCPVLIFGWGFIPAFGLTGVALATVIARVIGVIYQFWYLIQGKTIIVIKKAQLAFVPEIVKSILRLGFAGTFQYLIPSSSWLIMTKIITHFGADAFAGYIIAQRVASVATMPAWGIGNAAGVLTGQNMGANQPERAEQTVWRAGWFNMCFLSLVAVFWLFFAKDVIGIFTNVPGILQNGVMYIQYLSVAYVLLGYTMVISRALNAAGNVRQLTMLYVLMFYITQLPLAWFLGISMNWGTKGVFIAILTSELVLAIACIIIFRRGEWKKTKV; encoded by the coding sequence ATGAAGACACTTATTTTGCAAACGCGGTCAGTACTGCTTTTGCTTCGTCAGGCGTTAAAAGGCACGGAAAAGAAATTCACTACCGGTGGTATTAACCGGGCCATTGTACTGTTATCTGTACCTATGGTACTGGAACTGACCATGGAATCTCTTTTTGTTTTCGTCAATATCTTTTTTGTCAGCAAGCTGGGTACGGGTGCGATTCTGATCGTGGGAATTACACAGTCTATTACTGCGGTCGCTTACGCTGTAGCGATGGGCCTGAGTATTGCTGCATCCACTATTATTGCCAGGCGCATTGGAGAAGCTAAATTCGAAATTGCCGGTTCTGTTGCTATGCAGGCCATTTATGTAGGCGTAAGTATTGGAGGATCTATTGCGCTCTTATTATGTGTTTTTTCTACGCAGGTATTACGTGCAGTAGGTGCTGCAGATAATTTGATTGTACAGGGACATATCTTCTCTCAGCTGATGCTGGGCAGTGTCTTTTTACTGATCCTGAGAATGTTGTTAAACGGAATTTTCCGGGGGGCGGGTGATGCAGCTATGGCGATGCGGAATTTATGGGTTTCGAACCTGATTAATATTATACTCTGTCCGGTACTGATTTTTGGCTGGGGCTTTATTCCTGCTTTTGGGTTAACCGGAGTTGCACTGGCTACCGTAATTGCCAGGGTGATTGGTGTCATTTATCAATTCTGGTATTTAATTCAGGGGAAAACTATCATTGTGATCAAAAAGGCACAGCTTGCTTTTGTACCGGAAATTGTAAAAAGCATTTTACGTTTAGGTTTTGCAGGTACATTTCAATATCTGATCCCTTCTTCAAGCTGGCTCATTATGACTAAAATCATTACGCATTTCGGAGCCGATGCTTTTGCAGGTTATATTATTGCGCAGCGGGTAGCTTCTGTAGCTACTATGCCAGCGTGGGGTATTGGAAATGCGGCGGGTGTTTTAACCGGACAAAATATGGGTGCCAATCAGCCCGAACGTGCAGAACAGACGGTATGGAGAGCAGGTTGGTTTAATATGTGCTTTTTAAGTCTGGTTGCTGTATTCTGGCTGTTTTTTGCAAAGGATGTTATTGGCATTTTTACGAACGTGCCGGGTATCCTTCAAAATGGGGTTATGTATATTCAGTACCTGTCTGTTGCTTATGTCTTGCTGGGATATACTATGGTCATTTCCAGAGCACTGAATGCTGCAGGGAATGTCAGGCAGTTAACCATGCTCTACGTCCTGATGTTTTATATCACTCAGCTTCCACTAGCCTGGTTCCTTGGAATTAGCATGAACTGGGGAACTAAAGGCGTCTTTATTGCGATTCTCACTTCCGAACTCGTACTGGCTATTGCTTGTATTATCATCTTTAGAAGAGGTGAGTGGAAGAAAACAAAAGTTTAA
- a CDS encoding acyl carrier protein has product MNMSPKLQEVFATALAIPSDQITADLAYQSIPEWDSMSHMILIAELESSYAITIETEDLLEMNSVPNVISGLQKYGVEA; this is encoded by the coding sequence ATGAACATGTCACCAAAATTACAAGAGGTTTTTGCTACTGCCTTAGCAATTCCTTCAGATCAGATCACAGCCGATTTGGCTTATCAGAGTATTCCTGAATGGGATTCCATGTCGCATATGATATTGATAGCAGAATTAGAATCCAGTTATGCTATCACCATTGAAACAGAAGATCTGCTGGAAATGAACAGCGTACCTAATGTGATCTCCGGCTTGCAAAAGTACGGGGTCGAAGCCTGA
- a CDS encoding AMP-binding protein has product MRLYDLILNNKNLVYVDALTDTSYGVNEFHQSITIDDRKAVVFLYTDNRIGSVEVFLNFLQSRFTVTLLSPQLDIQFKLELEQAYQPYYIYDPSRADIDGFDIYEASYRIHLFKNRSEPDYPVDEEIKLLLSTSGTTGSPKFVKLSDENLVQNAYAILEFLPIRATDVTPLNVPVIFVYGLSIFTSNCIAGGKMICTNRDILQQEFWIDFDKYECTSIGGVPYVYEMLNRIGFFKKEYPSLRYMTQTGGILNHTLVQVLAEHSKNQQTQFFVMYGQTEAAGRMAYLPPEDLFTKSTSIGIPVKNGSFEIDPDSNELIYLGPNIFGGYARKLEDLTTFQQAERLQTGDVARKDEDGYYYIIGRIKRIVKLFGTRMNLDEVELILKNALGGETFVCMGIEDKSILVLHLNEELAPEQVKQILKEKLNVHPSMVKVKFVESVPLTPNGKIDYSTAIQLIN; this is encoded by the coding sequence ATGAGACTTTACGATTTAATTTTAAATAATAAAAACCTGGTTTATGTTGATGCCTTAACGGATACGTCGTATGGGGTCAATGAATTTCATCAATCGATTACGATTGATGACCGGAAAGCTGTGGTTTTCTTATATACTGACAATAGGATAGGTTCGGTGGAGGTGTTTTTAAATTTCTTACAGAGCCGTTTTACGGTTACCTTATTAAGTCCGCAACTGGATATTCAGTTTAAACTGGAACTGGAACAGGCTTATCAGCCATATTATATTTATGATCCTTCCAGAGCAGATATTGATGGATTTGATATTTACGAGGCATCTTACAGGATTCACTTATTTAAAAACCGGTCTGAGCCAGATTATCCAGTCGATGAGGAAATCAAATTACTATTGAGTACTTCAGGAACTACGGGTTCTCCAAAATTTGTGAAGCTATCAGATGAAAACCTGGTACAGAATGCATATGCTATTTTGGAATTCCTTCCAATCCGGGCAACAGATGTGACACCACTTAATGTGCCGGTTATTTTTGTCTATGGGTTATCTATTTTTACCAGTAATTGTATTGCGGGTGGAAAAATGATTTGTACGAACCGGGATATTTTACAGCAGGAATTCTGGATAGATTTCGATAAATATGAGTGTACTTCTATCGGAGGTGTCCCTTATGTTTATGAGATGCTGAACAGGATTGGCTTTTTCAAAAAAGAATATCCTTCGTTAAGATATATGACACAGACAGGTGGTATTCTGAACCATACTTTAGTTCAGGTACTGGCTGAACATAGTAAAAATCAACAAACACAATTTTTCGTGATGTACGGTCAGACTGAAGCTGCGGGACGGATGGCCTACCTGCCACCGGAAGATCTCTTTACTAAAAGCACTTCTATCGGAATACCGGTCAAAAACGGGAGTTTTGAGATTGATCCGGATAGCAATGAACTGATTTATCTTGGCCCTAATATTTTTGGGGGTTATGCCAGGAAACTGGAAGATCTGACTACGTTTCAACAAGCTGAACGCCTTCAAACCGGGGATGTAGCCAGAAAAGATGAAGATGGCTACTATTATATTATCGGCAGAATCAAAAGGATCGTGAAATTATTTGGTACCCGGATGAACCTGGACGAGGTAGAATTGATTTTGAAAAATGCATTGGGCGGAGAAACTTTTGTTTGTATGGGCATTGAGGATAAATCAATCCTTGTATTGCATTTAAATGAAGAGCTGGCTCCTGAACAGGTTAAACAAATACTCAAAGAAAAATTAAATGTGCACCCGAGTATGGTCAAAGTGAAATTTGTGGAATCGGTTCCTTTAACGCCAAATGGCAAGATCGATTACAGTACAGCGATTCAGCTGATAAATTAA
- a CDS encoding mechanosensitive ion channel family protein has product MREFRFTHTLNTSSRWTYNLLVKWGMPEDLAAFVNLFLLMFALLIIIYIFHHTVRRILRIILIRASKRSKFMFFHHLLNNRFPHFLAQCAPLILVNALIPILFLDFPDMIKPMNTITDVYMVFIVIWIAMTLIKASGDDLRTKSTFREKPIDSYIQVLRMILYLIGAVIIFSHLTGQSPIAFFTAMGAISAVLLLMFKDTIMGFVASIQVTANDTVRIGDWITMTKYGADGDVIAINLTTVKVQNFDKTITTIPTYSLISDSFQNWRGMSEAGGRRIKRAILIKQATIRFITPAEVEEFKKIQSLTSYIEHRQKDIDKNNERLGIDKSLLINGRNLTNAGLYRKYIDNYLNNHSGTHKKMTMMVRHLAPTPNGLPIELYAFTSTTKWADYEYIMADIFDHLIAAARYFDLQIYETEASGDTTSISFNDPLTVSRPPASRQGNL; this is encoded by the coding sequence ATGAGAGAATTTAGATTTACCCATACTTTAAATACAAGCAGCCGATGGACTTATAACCTGCTGGTCAAATGGGGAATGCCCGAAGACCTGGCAGCTTTTGTCAATCTTTTCCTGCTGATGTTTGCCCTGCTTATTATCATCTATATTTTTCACCACACGGTGAGAAGGATATTGAGGATTATTTTGATCCGGGCCAGCAAACGCTCAAAATTCATGTTCTTTCATCACCTGCTCAACAACAGGTTTCCCCATTTCTTAGCACAATGCGCACCGCTGATCCTGGTTAATGCACTCATTCCGATCCTGTTTCTGGATTTCCCGGACATGATCAAACCTATGAATACAATTACCGATGTTTATATGGTATTTATTGTGATCTGGATTGCAATGACACTGATCAAAGCCAGTGGTGATGACCTGCGGACAAAATCAACTTTCCGGGAAAAACCGATAGACAGTTATATCCAGGTACTGCGGATGATCCTTTACCTGATTGGTGCAGTCATCATTTTTTCTCATCTGACAGGCCAGTCTCCTATTGCCTTTTTCACCGCAATGGGTGCTATATCAGCTGTACTGCTGCTCATGTTTAAAGATACCATTATGGGTTTTGTAGCCAGCATTCAGGTGACTGCCAACGATACAGTCAGGATTGGTGACTGGATTACCATGACTAAATATGGAGCAGACGGAGATGTGATTGCAATTAACCTGACTACTGTAAAAGTGCAGAACTTTGATAAAACGATCACCACTATCCCCACCTATTCCCTGATCTCCGATTCCTTCCAGAACTGGCGTGGGATGAGTGAAGCAGGTGGAAGAAGGATCAAAAGAGCGATCCTGATCAAGCAAGCCACCATCAGGTTTATTACCCCTGCTGAGGTTGAAGAATTCAAGAAAATACAATCCCTCACCAGTTATATCGAACACCGTCAAAAAGACATCGATAAAAACAACGAGCGCTTAGGGATTGACAAATCTCTTTTAATTAACGGAAGAAACCTGACCAATGCCGGATTGTACCGGAAATACATTGACAACTATCTGAACAATCACTCAGGCACGCATAAAAAAATGACCATGATGGTCAGACATCTTGCCCCTACACCGAATGGATTACCTATAGAGCTTTATGCTTTCACAAGTACTACAAAATGGGCAGATTATGAATATATCATGGCCGATATTTTTGATCACCTGATTGCTGCTGCCCGTTACTTCGACCTTCAGATTTATGAAACAGAAGCCTCCGGCGACACGACCAGTATTAGTTTTAATGATCCCCTGACCGTCAGCCGTCCGCCGGCTTCCCGCCAGGGAAATCTTTAA
- a CDS encoding VF530 family DNA-binding protein → MAEEKQVNNPLHGKTLEFILKQLVWHYGWPEMGAMIKIACFNNDPSMKSSLTFLRKTDWARKKVEKLYLDTFH, encoded by the coding sequence ATGGCAGAAGAGAAACAGGTTAATAACCCATTACACGGGAAAACATTGGAGTTTATTCTTAAACAGCTGGTGTGGCATTATGGATGGCCGGAAATGGGGGCAATGATCAAAATTGCTTGTTTTAACAATGATCCAAGCATGAAGTCCAGTCTGACTTTTTTGAGAAAGACAGACTGGGCACGTAAAAAAGTAGAGAAATTGTATCTGGATACTTTTCATTAA
- the rpsL gene encoding 30S ribosomal protein S12, translated as MPTIQQLVRKGRVALEFKSKSPALDSCPQRRGVCTRVYTTTPKKPNSAMRKVARVRLTNGKEVNAYIPGEGHNLQEHSIVLIRGGRVKDLPGVRYHIIRGALDTSGVAGRNQRRSKYGTKRPKPGQVAAAPTKGKKK; from the coding sequence ATGCCAACCATTCAACAATTAGTTAGAAAAGGTAGAGTAGCACTGGAGTTCAAGAGTAAGTCTCCTGCGTTGGACAGCTGTCCACAGCGAAGAGGTGTATGTACACGTGTATATACCACTACCCCTAAAAAACCAAACTCAGCAATGCGTAAAGTTGCACGTGTACGTTTAACCAATGGAAAAGAAGTTAACGCTTATATTCCTGGAGAAGGTCACAACTTGCAGGAGCACTCCATTGTATTGATCCGTGGTGGTCGTGTTAAAGATTTACCAGGTGTACGTTATCACATCATCCGTGGAGCATTAGATACTTCAGGAGTTGCTGGTCGTAACCAACGTCGTTCAAAATACGGTACTAAACGTCCTAAACCAGGTCAGGTAGCTGCCGCACCAACAAAAGGTAAAAAGAAATAA
- the rpsG gene encoding 30S ribosomal protein S7, which yields MRKSKPKKRIILPDPKFNDVQVTRFVNNMMYDGKKSIAYSIFYDAVELAEKKAGENGLEIWKRALTNVMPAVEVKSRRVGGANFQVPTEVRPDRKIALGMKWLISYARRRGEKTMKEKLAGEIVSAAKGEGAAVKKKEDTHKMAEANKAFSHFRF from the coding sequence ATGAGAAAGTCAAAACCAAAAAAGAGAATTATCCTTCCTGATCCGAAATTTAACGATGTTCAGGTGACAAGATTTGTAAATAATATGATGTACGATGGAAAAAAATCTATCGCTTACTCTATTTTTTATGATGCAGTAGAATTAGCTGAGAAAAAAGCTGGTGAAAATGGATTAGAAATATGGAAACGTGCTTTAACAAATGTAATGCCTGCTGTAGAGGTTAAGTCACGCCGTGTTGGTGGTGCTAACTTCCAGGTTCCTACTGAAGTTCGTCCGGACCGTAAAATTGCTTTAGGCATGAAATGGTTAATTTCTTATGCACGCAGACGTGGTGAAAAAACCATGAAAGAAAAGTTAGCAGGAGAAATCGTTTCAGCTGCTAAAGGTGAAGGTGCTGCTGTAAAGAAGAAAGAAGATACGCACAAAATGGCTGAAGCCAACAAAGCGTTCTCACATTTCCGTTTTTAA
- the fusA gene encoding elongation factor G: MSRDLKFTRNIGIAAHIDAGKTTTTERILYYAGVSHKIGEVHEGAATMDWMAQEQERGITITSAATTVGWKYRGQDYHINIIDTPGHVDFTVEVNRSLRVLDGLVFLFSAVDGVEPQSETNWRLANNYNVARIGFVNKMDRNGADFLKVVGQVKSMLGSNAVPLQLPIGAEEGFKGVVDLINNRGIVWNEHDKGMTFTEVPIPEDMLDEVAEWREKLLESVAEYDETLMEKFFEAPETITEREVLDALRQAVLDAKIVPMVCGSSFKNKGVQTMLDYVMELLPSPMDQEGVIGTNPNTGEEVLRKPSEAEPFAALAFKIATDPFVGRLCFIRVYSGNLEAGSYVYNARSENKERISRIFQMHANKQNPIPNVGAGDIAAVVGFKDIKTGDTLCDEKNPIILESMNFPEPVIGLAIEPKTQADVDKLGIGLSKLAEEDPTFRVQTDEDSGQTIISGMGELHLDILIDRLKREFKVEVNQGAPQVSYKEAITGTVQHRETYKKQSGGRGKFADIQIVISPIDADFEKGGLQFVNEITGGSIPREFIPSVEKGFAASMSNGVLAGYPLPDMKVRLIDGSFHAVDSDALSFELAAKMAYREALPKCSPVLMEPIMKIEILTPEENMGDVIGDMNRRRGQLLGMDTRNGSQVIKATVPLSEMFGYVTQLRTITSGRATSTMEFDHYEPAPRNVMEEVIAKSKGRIKSAD; this comes from the coding sequence ATGTCAAGAGATTTAAAATTCACAAGAAACATTGGTATTGCTGCGCACATTGATGCTGGTAAAACCACTACTACAGAGCGTATCCTTTATTATGCTGGTGTTAGTCACAAAATTGGTGAAGTGCACGAAGGTGCTGCAACAATGGACTGGATGGCACAGGAACAGGAACGTGGTATCACTATTACTTCTGCTGCTACTACTGTTGGCTGGAAATATAGAGGACAAGATTACCATATTAACATCATTGATACACCGGGTCACGTGGATTTTACCGTTGAGGTAAACCGTTCACTTCGTGTATTGGATGGATTGGTATTCTTATTTTCTGCGGTTGATGGTGTTGAGCCTCAATCTGAAACTAACTGGCGTTTAGCTAACAACTACAACGTTGCCCGTATCGGCTTCGTCAACAAGATGGACCGTAATGGTGCCGATTTCCTGAAAGTTGTTGGACAGGTTAAAAGCATGTTAGGCAGTAATGCAGTTCCTTTACAATTACCTATCGGTGCTGAAGAAGGCTTTAAAGGTGTTGTTGATTTAATTAACAACCGTGGTATCGTTTGGAATGAGCATGATAAAGGGATGACCTTTACTGAAGTGCCAATTCCAGAAGATATGCTGGATGAAGTTGCTGAATGGAGAGAAAAATTATTAGAATCTGTTGCTGAGTATGATGAGACTTTGATGGAGAAATTCTTCGAAGCTCCTGAAACTATCACTGAACGTGAAGTTTTAGATGCATTACGCCAGGCAGTATTGGATGCTAAAATTGTACCTATGGTTTGTGGTTCATCTTTCAAAAACAAAGGTGTTCAAACCATGCTTGATTATGTGATGGAATTATTGCCTTCACCAATGGATCAGGAAGGTGTAATTGGAACTAACCCAAATACAGGTGAAGAAGTTTTACGTAAACCAAGTGAGGCAGAACCTTTTGCAGCTTTAGCATTTAAAATTGCAACAGATCCTTTCGTAGGTCGTTTATGTTTTATCCGTGTTTACTCGGGTAACTTAGAGGCTGGTTCTTACGTTTATAACGCACGTTCTGAAAACAAAGAGCGTATCTCCCGTATCTTCCAGATGCATGCAAACAAGCAAAATCCTATTCCAAATGTTGGAGCTGGTGATATTGCTGCGGTTGTAGGCTTTAAAGATATCAAAACAGGTGATACACTTTGTGATGAGAAAAACCCAATCATTCTGGAGTCAATGAACTTCCCTGAGCCGGTTATCGGATTAGCTATTGAGCCTAAAACTCAGGCTGATGTTGATAAATTAGGTATCGGACTTTCTAAATTAGCTGAAGAAGATCCTACATTCAGAGTACAAACTGATGAGGATTCTGGTCAGACTATTATCTCTGGTATGGGTGAGCTTCACTTAGATATCCTGATTGACCGCTTAAAACGTGAGTTTAAAGTAGAGGTTAACCAGGGAGCGCCACAGGTTTCTTACAAAGAAGCAATCACTGGTACTGTTCAACACCGTGAAACGTATAAAAAACAATCTGGTGGCCGTGGTAAATTCGCGGACATTCAAATCGTTATTTCGCCAATCGATGCTGACTTTGAAAAAGGTGGTTTACAATTTGTAAACGAAATTACTGGTGGTTCTATTCCTCGTGAATTTATTCCTTCAGTTGAGAAAGGATTTGCTGCTTCAATGTCTAACGGAGTTTTAGCTGGATACCCACTTCCGGATATGAAAGTTCGTTTAATTGATGGTTCATTCCACGCAGTCGATTCAGATGCTTTATCTTTCGAACTTGCTGCTAAAATGGCATACCGTGAAGCATTACCAAAATGTAGCCCTGTATTGATGGAGCCAATCATGAAAATCGAAATCTTAACCCCTGAAGAAAACATGGGTGATGTTATCGGTGACATGAACCGTCGTCGTGGTCAGTTATTAGGTATGGATACACGTAATGGTTCTCAGGTAATTAAAGCAACTGTACCACTTTCTGAAATGTTTGGTTATGTAACTCAGTTACGTACAATCACTTCAGGCCGTGCAACGTCTACTATGGAGTTCGATCACTACGAACCAGCTCCAAGAAACGTGATGGAAGAAGTAATTGCTAAATCAAAAGGCAGAATCAAATCTGCTGATTAA
- the rpsJ gene encoding 30S ribosomal protein S10 gives MSQRIRIKLKSYDYNLVDKSAEKIVKTVKPTGAVVSGPIPLPTEKKIFTVLRSPHVNKKAREQFQLCAYKRLLDIYSSNSKTVDALMKLELPSGVEVEIKV, from the coding sequence ATGAGCCAAAGAATCAGAATTAAATTAAAATCTTACGATTACAATTTAGTAGATAAATCTGCTGAGAAAATCGTTAAGACTGTAAAACCTACGGGTGCGGTTGTTAGTGGACCAATTCCATTACCAACAGAAAAGAAAATCTTCACTGTTTTACGTTCACCACACGTGAACAAAAAAGCACGTGAGCAGTTTCAATTATGTGCATACAAACGTTTGTTAGATATTTATAGCTCTAACTCTAAAACTGTTGATGCATTGATGAAACTTGAATTACCTAGCGGTGTTGAAGTAGAAATCAAAGTTTAA